GGAGTGCCGCGTCCATAATTTTCTCGCGCTTGTTTACGGCCATTTCCAATGCTTCACCTCCGGAACGGAATGAATATTCATTCTCTTGATCTGATTATATATCTCTTGTTCACTAGATGCAAGTTTTTTCTGTTCGGTAAGCGCGCGGTAATCGATACATTATTGAATCAAAAACATATAGACGAGAGTACCGCCTGCAATGGATAAAAACATATTCCTTTTCCAAATATGGAGAAACACAACTACAGCAATTGAAATCAATTCGGGTACTCCATGGTTGCCGGATAAAAATTTGACATCTTTGATACTATAGACAACCAGTAACCCAAGA
This is a stretch of genomic DNA from Ferviditalea candida. It encodes these proteins:
- a CDS encoding branched-chain amino acid transporter permease — encoded protein: MVGGDYFTLTFIPFLIFPSGRPTPSYVQYLGKVLPSAALGLLVVYSIKDVKFLSGNHGVPELISIAVVVFLHIWKRNMFLSIAGGTLVYMFLIQ